ATTCTTTCTTCCTGATTGCTACCCTGCATGGCGGCTACGCCAATCAATGACATTACTAAAAGAAAAATAAGAGCGACGACCAATACCATGCCTTGTTGGCTATATAGGCCACCATGAATAATGAAAAATAAACGATTGTATACTCTGGGAGACGTGAGCATTTTCGTTCTCAAGGTAAACGATTGCGAATACCAATTGTGGTGGAAAAAACTTGATAGATACGCCGATCAGTCGGTGTGTTAATTCTACCTGCCGTGACACCATCAGCATCATTAGGAAAAATATAAGTTTGTGATTGCTTGACGAGATTATCTTCATTCAGACTGCTTAACAGAATATGAATACGCACGCTCAATACCCTAGCCCAATTTGCAACATTGGTCGCGGTTACATACTGATCGATAATATTATCCGTGCCAGTATCGATTCCATATAAAATTTGCATATCTTCGACTCCTTCCACTATTTCCATTGGTATTATGGAATTGCCCGCAATTTGAATCTGATATAAGGAACGAGTAGTTCCAGAAACACTCGTTCCCACGTAGAACGCGGTTGGCACATAATCTACCATGGTAGCGTTGATTCCATAGTTCGTGCCCAGATTCGTCACCGCATTTCCTGGGTTAGTGGAATTATCCGCAGAATAATTGATTTGGTTAGTATTCACTGTACTCACTTGGAAAATCGAAGTCCATGTGGTATCGCAAACAATCACAAAATCACTGACACCAAGTGTTGTACCAATGGGTCTGGTTCGTGTCGTCAAAGTAAAACTAGGAGGGCTTGCTGCTGGAGCAGTCGCGGTGATGAAGTATCCTCCCCGTCCACCAAGAGAGATAATGGCGTCGGTTCCGGAGATGCGATCACCACCACTGGCGATAAACCTGGCTGTAGTATTGGTACCTGTTACGGGAAATGGTTGATCGCCGTCGTAACCCACCAAACTTAAAAACTGATCCCCGACCGCCGCTCCCGTCGATCCGAAATTCTTCCACCAATCCGCGCCATTCCATGCCCATGCCCCCGCTGTATTCGGATTCAAGACATTAATCACGGTATTAGTTGATGAACATCCTGAAAAATCAGTCATGCGAATGTTATTGGTTAGCATTTCCAACGCAAAACGTCCGTTTTCTTGAATTCTGGAAAGAGCTTCATGGAAACGATAGGTTTGCTTGTTTCCGATAAAAATTTGAATGACTCC
This genomic window from Gammaproteobacteria bacterium contains:
- a CDS encoding type IV pilus assembly protein PilW, translating into MSTFESENHREQPTSVAGRPASLSKPESHRSSFDLTLRHGLHWRCHSSSLAHFKIQQRTIRRWNGLSLVEVMVGVTVGLILMTGVIQIFIGNKQTYRFHEALSRIQENGRFALEMLTNNIRMTDFSGCSSTNTVINVLNPNTAGAWAWNGADWWKNFGSTGAAVGDQFLSLVGYDGDQPFPVTGTNTTARFIASGGDRISGTDAIISLGGRGGYFITATAPAASPPSFTLTTRTRPIGTTLGVSDFVIVCDTTWTSIFQVSTVNTNQINYSADNSTNPGNAVTNLGTNYGINATMVDYVPTAFYVGTSVSGTTRSLYQIQIAGNSIIPMEIVEGVEDMQILYGIDTGTDNIIDQYVTATNVANWARVLSVRIHILLSSLNEDNLVKQSQTYIFPNDADGVTAGRINTPTDRRIYQVFSTTIGIRNRLP